A single region of the Coriobacteriia bacterium genome encodes:
- a CDS encoding GtrA family protein: MAARHARLGGLGGGHGDNAVSPRLSCRKAMKYAEVEDLTHTLTAKKSTVRGEMMRYALVSVLALAADLGSLLFFTEIMHVHYLISATLAFCLGIAVNYACSRTWVFQPSKHSRQWIEFAIFLLVGVTGLGLNNLIIWLLTAFGHLFYFYSKLVATGVVFFWNFFLRKYLIYSS; encoded by the coding sequence ATGGCTGCCCGGCATGCGAGGCTAGGTGGTCTCGGCGGCGGGCATGGAGATAATGCGGTTTCACCGCGACTGAGCTGTAGAAAAGCCATGAAGTATGCAGAAGTTGAAGATTTGACCCACACACTGACTGCTAAGAAAAGCACAGTGCGAGGCGAGATGATGCGCTACGCGCTGGTTTCGGTTCTGGCGTTGGCGGCCGATCTGGGTTCGCTCCTGTTTTTCACGGAGATTATGCATGTCCACTATTTGATTTCGGCGACGTTGGCATTTTGCCTTGGAATTGCGGTCAACTACGCGTGCAGTCGCACTTGGGTGTTCCAGCCCAGCAAGCACTCCAGACAATGGATTGAGTTCGCGATCTTCCTGTTGGTCGGTGTGACGGGTCTGGGTCTGAACAATCTGATCATTTGGCTTCTTACGGCATTCGGCCACCTCTTCTATTTCTATTCGAAGCTGGTAGCAACGGGTGTTGTGTTCTTCTGGAACTTCTTTCTCCGAAAGTACCTTATCTACAGCTCATAG